From Acidimicrobiales bacterium:
TGCAGATCGCCGAGACGCCTGGTCTCGAACTCGAGGGCTTTTACACGCACCTCGCGGTGAGCGAAGACATGGACCGCGCCGACGTGACGGCCGCGGCCCTGGACCGTTTCGAGGCCGCCGTCGAGAAGTTGGCGGCGCAGGGCGTGGCGCCACGCGTGCTCCACGCCGCAAACTCCGGCGGCACGCTCGGCCACCCCCGCAGCCGTTACGACATGGTCCGCGTCGGCATCGCGCTCTACGGCTACCCGCCCGGGCCCGATCTCGCCGGTCGCGTGGAGCTCGTGCCGGCGCTGCAGTTGAAGGCGCGCGTCACACACGTGCAACACCTCGCGGCAGGCGAGGGCGTCAGCTACGGGCTGCGCTTCGTGACCGAGCAGCCAACCGTGATTGCCACACTGCCGCTCGGGTACGCCGACGGTGTACCGCGCGCGTTGTCGGCCGCCGGTGCGTGCGTGCTCGTCGGCGGGAAACGCCGGCCGATCGCCGGCACGATCACCATGGACCAACTCATGGTCGACTGTGGTCGGGACTCTACGGTGGAGCCCGGCGACGAAGTCGTCCTATTGGGATCCCAAGGAGACGAGACCATCACTGCCGAAGACTGGGCACAGCGGCTGGGGACGATCAGTTACGAAGTCTTGTGTGGCATCGGGCCCCGCGTGCCCCGGCGGGCGCACGGAGCCCACGAGTAGATGCCACGCCGTCGCCAGAACCGGGCGCTGGCGCTCGGGGCCGCCGGTGTCGGTGCCGGTCTCGCGGCAACCGCCGCGTTCCAAGCCGCGCGCCGTCACCGCAATCGTGCACTGGACCTGGCCGAGCTGCGCCTGCCGAACGCGCTCACGCACCACCACGTCACCGTCGACGACGGCGCCGTCATCCACACCGTCGAGAACGGCCACGGCCGCCCGCTCGTCCTGCTCCACGGCGTGACGCTTTCGATCGAGACGTGGCCGTACCAGATCGCCACGTTGAGCAAGCA
This genomic window contains:
- the alr gene encoding alanine racemase yields the protein MPEARTRPAWAEVDLDAITANARAIAELVAPAELCAVVKANGYGHGDADAAHAALRGGATRLGVALAEEGVGLRRAGIEAPVLLLSQPSAAAMADVVRYDLTPTLYSARAVGALASAAKRRGVTVPVHVKVDTGMHRVGAEPDAAVALAVQIAETPGLELEGFYTHLAVSEDMDRADVTAAALDRFEAAVEKLAAQGVAPRVLHAANSGGTLGHPRSRYDMVRVGIALYGYPPGPDLAGRVELVPALQLKARVTHVQHLAAGEGVSYGLRFVTEQPTVIATLPLGYADGVPRALSAAGACVLVGGKRRPIAGTITMDQLMVDCGRDSTVEPGDEVVLLGSQGDETITAEDWAQRLGTISYEVLCGIGPRVPRRAHGAHE